A genomic segment from Amyelois transitella isolate CPQ chromosome 15, ilAmyTran1.1, whole genome shotgun sequence encodes:
- the LOC106141882 gene encoding macro domain-containing protein RSc0334-like, with product MFSSVSVKSCCASFYEIVGRGIFVHRPRFYTLPKMNSDPKWKIEKERIISLPLEEKRKLYKTSDFIVVDSVDPWKKYVDILKTKGTTLQKPNKDDETEFKKIKINVEKNLELANKVSIFKGDITKLEVDAIVNAANSRLIAGGGVDGAIHRAAGSLLQDECNTLGGCPTGGAKVSGGYNLPAKYVIHTVGPQDGSAPKLQSCYENCLSYQKQYNLRTIAFPCISTGIYGFPNRLAAHIALRTARKFLETNEMDRIIFCTFMPIDVEIYETLMHMYFPTEVYN from the exons ATGTTTTCGTCTGTGTCTGTGAAGTCTTGCTGCGCAAGTTTCTACGAAATTGTAGGAAGAGGTATTTTTGTTCATCGACCACGATTTTATACTTTGCCAAAAATGAATTCCGATCCTAAATGGAAGATTGAAAAAGAGAGGATCATATCCTTACCACTGGAAGAGAAGCGCAAGTTGTACAAAACTagtgattttattgttgttgatAGTGTTGATCCATGGAAAAAATACGTGGACATACTGAAGACGAAAGGAACTACGCTTCAGAAACCTAATAAAGATGATGAGACcgaatttaagaaaattaaaataaacgtagaaaaaaatttagaacTTGCAAACAAAGTGTCAATTTTCAAAGGGGATATAACGAAATTGGAG GTGGATGCCATAGTGAATGCAGCCAACTCCCGTTTGATTGCCGGAGGGGGTGTGGATGGAGCCATTCATAGAGCTGCTGGTTCTTTACTTCAG gatGAATGTAACACCCTTGGTGGTTGTCCAACTGGAGGAGCAAAAGTTTCTGGGGGCTACAACCTACCAGCCAAAT atgtGATCCACACAGTGGGGCCCCAAGACGGATCAGCACCCAAACTTCAATCCTGTTATGAAAACTGTCTGTCCTACCAAAAACAATACAATCTCCGCACCATAGCATTCCCTTGTATATCCACTGGCATTTACGGGTTCCCTAACCGACTAGCGGCCCACATAGCATTACGCACCGCGAGAAAGTTTTTGGAAACAAATGAAATGGACAGAATCATCTTCTGCACCTTTATGCCAATTGACGTGGAGATCTATGAGACATTAATGCACATGTACTTTCCCACTGAGGTTTATAATTAA
- the LOC106141704 gene encoding mitochondrial ribonuclease P catalytic subunit → MYRSILRIVYSPCTSHNWRISRCMKKAAVVVKAKNATDQVNFVREEIDNHIPDWTSLKANTLSMRGNIDEKNIDAVFLKLMMNAQKFEAASSFAEYLKKSNEELSIGIINGLLALYYELSITRKLTDEEKEFILKSYKDLHARYKVLDSTTCERLLHALCAIDEWKKATKVLADIHLSGKPTHSAYSTLIANLFKNNKKTEALKLIEESLDNNRPLRHDAYEYWIKYVLTKYKDKKTILRHLEGICEHVSKSWVTLSVQSAEVFRNLYSNAGWTVQYTQIRKLDGECNRCKEKLTPLQLTDDEFQMLQNVIKDKLIVGSDLFLKTSPGELQQFMAFIDKTGPYDIVLDALNIAFSARGGQMNKLGLLNEVVDYFQKQNMKVLVLGRKHMLGWQKRSINDLKHKACCFFTDDLSQDDPFFITAAILSGSHTDIVSKDLLRGHRFVLQNEQLKIIFRRWQWQHQWMVFISKYGKLIYQKPLKFDPYAQKNNNSWHIPFKKEDEVTAQVNDGTPNLSSWLCLRPQIAR, encoded by the exons ATGTATCGTTCAATACTTCGCATTGTATACTCACCATGTACATCAC ATAATTGGAGAATTTCTCGGTGCATGAAAAAGGCCGCAGTGGTTGTCAAAGCTAAAAACGCCACAGATCAGGTAAATTTTGTGCGGGAAGAAATAGACAATCATATACCAGATTGGACTTCTCTGAAAGCAAACACTTTGTCCATGAGAGGGAACATAGATGAGAAGAATATAGATGCAGTGTTTCTTAAACTTATGATGAATGCACAAAAATTTGAAGCAGCCAGTTCATTtgctgaatatttaaaaaagtcaaaTGAAGAATTAAGCATTGGAATAATAAATGGTTTGCTGGCTCTATACTATGAACTAAGTATAACACGTAAACTTACTGACgaagaaaaagaatttatattgaaaagttACAAAGACTTGCATGCTAGATATAAAGTTTTAGATAGTACTACATGTGAGCGACTGCTGCATGCCTTGTGTGCAATTGATGAATGGAAAAAGGCAACCAAAGTCCTTGCTGATATACATCTCAGTGGGAAACCAACACATTCAGCATACAGCACATTAATAgctaatctttttaaaaataacaaaaagactGAAGCTCTGAAGTTAATCGAAGAAAGTTTAGATAATAATAGGCCGTTGAGACATGATGCTTATGAGTATTGGATCAAATATGTGcttacaaaatacaaagatAAGAAAACTATATTACGACACTTAGAAGGTATATGTGAGCATGTGTCAAAGAGTTGGGTGACATTGAGTGTGCAATCGGCTGAAGTTTTTCGTAATCTTTATTCAAATGCAGGGTGGACTGTACAGTATACACAGATCAGGAAGCTTGA TGGCGAATGCAACCGATGTAAAGAGAAACTTACACCTTTACAGCTTACCGATGATGAATTCCAAATGCTGCAAAATGTAATCAAAGACAAACTTATAGTAGGTTCAGATCTATTCTTGAAAACATCTCCGGGAGAATTGCAACAGTTCATGGCATTTATAGACAAAACTGGACCTTATGATATTGTTTTAGATGCGTTGAACATTGCATTTTCGGCCCGAGGTGGGCAGATGAATAAGCTCGGTTTGTTGAATGAAGTTGTTGATTATTTCCAAAAGCAGAATATGAAAGTATTGGTATTGGGACGGAAACACATGTTGGGATGGCAGAAAAGGAGCATCAATGACTTAAAGCATAAAGCGTGCTGTTTCTTCACTGATGACCT atCACAGGATGACCCATTCTTCATAACGGCGGCAATACTTAGTGGTTCCCACACTGACATAGTGTCAAAAGACCTCCTGAGAGGTCATAGGTTTGTGTTGCAAAATGAGCAACTGAAGATAATATTCAGGAGATGGCAATGGCAACACCAGTGGATGGTGTTTATCAGTAAATACGGGAAACTTATCTATCAG aaACCGCTGAAATTCGACCCGTACGCACAGAAGAACAACAACAGTTGGCACATTCCGTTCAAGAAGGAAGACGAGGTTACAGCTCAAGTCAACGACGGAACGCCAAATCTGAGTAGTTGGTTGTGTTTGAGACCGCAAATAGctagataa
- the LOC106139334 gene encoding uncharacterized protein LOC106139334: MPKASSSRSSKNDMKSKSDQNVKVCKPGCPAETTCPKVSSRIRRNMERVEMLARPNARRLRSLWDEKCSILSPARRDKIKSALEEDYFLSPEQTEQYFQALGPQRPWTGPGGMVDRKEFIDKSKELRQRQKWLVNFSAQVAYCLCDYIAKGQKEMLVSNRLRSIADVVLERVAEILGEPKPSRTHPGRLARFMVAISDRIAVWIENAVYRADALEPDDDFRDDHIRLDAEKPLTC, encoded by the exons ATGCCGAAAGCCAGCTCATCTAGAAGTTCTAAAAATGATATGAAATCAAAATCAGATCAAAATGTCAAAGTGTGTAAACCCGGTTGCCCAGCGG AAACCACTTGTCCGAAAGTGTCGTCACGTATTCGTCGAAATATGGAGCGTGTAGAGATGTTGGCTCGGCCCAACGCCCGCAGATTACGCTCCTTGTGGGATGAAAAATGCAGCATCCTCTCCCCGGCTCGACGGGACAAAATAAAGAGCGCTCTCGAAGAGGATTACTTCTTGAGTCCTGA GCAAACGGAGCAGTATTTCCAAGCTCTGGGCCCGCAAAGACCATGGACGGGCCCTGGAGGTATGGTGGACCGCAAGGAGTTCATCGACAAGTCCAAGGAGCTGCGTCAGAGACAGAAGTGGCTGGTTAATTTTAGTGCACAG GTGGCGTATTGTCTTTGTGACTACATAGCGAAGGGGCAGAAAGAGATGCTGGTCTCCAACAGACTCCGGAGCATCGCCGATGTCGTTCTGGAGAGGGTTGCTGAGATATTGG GCGAACCCAAGCCCTCGAGAACTCACCCCGGCCGCCTCGCCCGCTTCATGGTCGCCATATCCGATCGGATCGCAGTTTGGATCGAGAATGCCGTGTACCGAGCGGATGCCCTGGAGCCGGACGATGACTTCCGCGACGATCATATCAGATTAGACGCCGAGAAACCACTGACTTGTTAA
- the LOC106137591 gene encoding hornerin-like, whose amino-acid sequence MKLTVALIAILSISSSWAKELNKAEDPKDKREAAIGYGSQGISAHSYQAPIGHEGGNSISVGAGYSVGGTKPSYSFGGHSASPLQFAPEGLQSSGHATIKLPPITLQPSHGLAAGDLSQLMSQLSHSINSGALNLQAGGFDSYALAAAPQAEHGAQELSLPQYTFGAPKLQQYTFQEQPQVASPPSYAAGTKGLGSYGSTGPVLFTPSDSQANVALQSHAPSSGHSFEALGPAYAIGAAPSSGHSYGGAAVGHSFGEGALSGHSFGGAGLSLGQPGHSLGGSGHSLGGSGHTVGAGYTLGGSSHSLGGLSLGSSGNSYGGSYKTLLPSKGSFKPSAFLGSSIQGDSSHGLSSLSSSHGAPSFGSFSSGGHSGLSLASLSHGSSFGGHAPSFGGHGSSFGGSSTKYLAAFAPSKSEGYGNTESVSNFASSGHLSSPGSSFSSPSSYGHSNNVHSASSSSPQYYVPSSKYSSSSFGEGRSSYKSPSSHGSLSSFSSGPKHSYGRVNRYSPPKDIEGSYSENTYNTIKYSEELKPRTH is encoded by the exons ATGAAATTAACG GTTGCATTGATTGCCATACTGAGTATATCCTCATCATGGGCTAAAGAACTCAACAAGGCTGAAGACCCAAAGGATAAAAGAGAAGCCGCCATAGGCTACGGATCCCAAGGCATCTCAGCTCACAGTTACCAGGCCCCTATTGGACATGAAGGAGGCAATTCCATCAGCGTTGGTGCTGGTTACAGCGTAGGTGGAACCAAGCCCAGTTACAGCTTCGGTGGCCACTCAGCTTCTCCACTACAGTTTGCGCCAGAAGGTCTTCAATCCAGCGGACATGCCACCATCAAGCTGCCACCCATCACTCTTCAACCTTCCCATGGACTAGCAGCAGGCGACCTTTCACAACTCATGAGCCAACTATCTCATAGCATCAACTCAGGTGCTCTTAATCTTCAAGCAGGAGGATTTGACTCTTACGCCTTAGCAGCTGCTCCTCAGGCCGAACATGGTGCCCAAGAACTGTCTCTACCTCAATATACATTCGGAGCCCCGAAACTTCAACAGTATACTTTCCAAGAGCAACCGCAAGTAGCCAGTCCACCGTCTTACGCAGCTGGTACTAAAGGTCTTGGTTCGTATGGTTCTACCGGACCAGTTCTCTTTACTCCATCCGACTCTCAAGCAAACGTAGCTTTGCAAAGCCATGCTCCTAGTTCTGGCCACTCATTTGAAGCATTAGGACCGGCTTATGCCATCGGAGCTGCTCCCAGCTCAGGTCATAGCTACGGTGGCGCTGCTGTTGGACATTCTTTTGGCGAGGGTGCTTTATCTGGACACTCATTCGGCGGCGCTGGACTTTCTCTAGGCCAACCTGGACATTCCTTGGGTGGATCTGGACATTCTCTGGGTGGATCTGGGCATACTGTTGGCGCTGGATACACCCTTGGAGGTTCTAGCCATTCCCTTGGGGGATTGTCGTTAGGTAGCTCTGGCAATTCGTACGGTGGATCGTACAAGACTCTATTGCCAAGCAAAGGATCTTTCAAACCATCTGCTTTCTTGGGATCGTCAATTCAAGGAGACTCAAGCCACGGGTTATCAAGTCTGTCCAGTTCTCATGGAGCCCCATCATTTGGCAGTTTCAGCAGTGGAGGTCATAGTGGCTTATCCCTTGCATCTTTGAGTCACGGATCTAGTTTTGGTGGGCATGCACCCAGTTTTGGAGGCCACGGAAGCAGCTTTGGAGGGTCTTCCACAAAATACTTAGCTGCGTTTGCTCCATCGAAATCTGAAGGCTATGGGAACACGGAGTCTGTTTCTAATTTCGCTTCAAGCGGTCACTTGTCTTCTCCTGGTAGCTCGTTTTCCTCACCTTCCTCCTATGGTCATAGTAACAACGTGCACTCTGCCTCTTCTTCCAGTCCACAATACTATGTGCCGTCTTCTAAATACTCCTCTTCCAGTTTTGGTGAAGGAAGGTCATCGTACAAATCTCCTAGCAGTCATGGATCTTTGAGTTCGTTCTCGTCAGGGCCCAAACACAGTTACGGACGCGTCAACCGTTATTCACCCCCTAAGGATATTGAAGGCTCCTACAGTGAAAACACATATAACACAATCAAATACAGCGAAGAACTGAAACCACGCACTCATTAA